One genomic window of Methanosarcina acetivorans C2A includes the following:
- a CDS encoding proton-conducting transporter membrane subunit produces the protein MSFLMDNLPMFLIAIPLLMAPVTILIKGNPGLQKVLDIVVGFVLLCLSVLLIITVWNNGIIAYDVGEFGKYGIVLVADLLGAGMVLLSCFIGFLSLIYSYDYIEDQSLNQTYHSLYNLMIAGINGIFLTGDIFNMFVFFEVMLLSSAALIVANETSKVTKISDKMEATMKYLVLNILGGNVMLIAVASLYASIGSLNMADITLKIRMLAETGAVPWHLYAVGLLFIIVFGGKAAMFPLHYWLPDVHPTAPSPISAMLSGVIIKIGAYGILRVLFMVFAPFQAVYGPVILFTALVTLALGATSAVGQSDVKRMLAYSSVSQIGYIFLGFGMAAMANVAGETAAATLILGASVVYMINHALAKSMLFLTSGGIIHTADTRDMRQMGGMINTAPMMGVAFLVGAMSIGGVPPMGGFIAKFMLFDSGLRAQFYLPIGIALIFAIFTLFYMFRGWMLIFWGERDPQHGEYSHHKLSPLIVAPILILAAIVLIVGLYPQPVVEFSQTIANQIIDPQPYIDAVIVRVIR, from the coding sequence ATGAGCTTCTTAATGGATAATCTGCCGATGTTCCTGATTGCTATCCCTCTGTTAATGGCTCCGGTCACAATCCTGATCAAAGGTAATCCCGGGCTGCAAAAGGTGCTCGACATCGTAGTTGGCTTTGTCTTATTGTGCTTAAGCGTGCTCCTGATCATAACCGTCTGGAACAACGGAATTATTGCATATGATGTAGGAGAATTCGGAAAGTACGGGATTGTACTTGTAGCCGATCTGCTGGGTGCAGGGATGGTTCTTCTGAGCTGCTTTATTGGTTTTTTGAGCTTAATTTACTCCTATGATTACATAGAAGACCAATCCCTGAACCAGACCTACCACTCCCTTTACAATCTGATGATTGCAGGTATTAACGGGATCTTCCTGACGGGTGATATCTTCAATATGTTCGTCTTCTTCGAAGTAATGCTGCTTTCCTCGGCAGCTCTGATCGTTGCAAACGAAACCTCAAAGGTTACGAAGATTTCGGACAAGATGGAAGCCACAATGAAGTACCTGGTTCTGAACATTCTCGGGGGTAATGTGATGCTGATAGCAGTCGCGTCATTGTATGCATCCATCGGTTCCCTGAACATGGCAGACATTACCCTTAAGATCAGGATGCTAGCCGAGACAGGGGCTGTGCCATGGCACCTGTATGCGGTGGGTCTGCTCTTTATCATTGTATTCGGTGGTAAGGCAGCAATGTTCCCTCTGCACTACTGGCTTCCGGATGTACACCCCACAGCTCCGTCCCCGATCAGTGCAATGCTAAGTGGTGTGATCATAAAAATCGGAGCTTACGGTATACTCAGGGTTCTCTTTATGGTCTTTGCTCCTTTTCAGGCAGTGTACGGGCCAGTTATCCTTTTCACGGCTCTGGTCACCCTGGCCCTTGGAGCAACCTCGGCAGTAGGGCAGTCGGACGTAAAACGCATGCTGGCTTATTCCAGTGTATCCCAGATAGGATACATCTTCCTGGGCTTTGGGATGGCAGCAATGGCAAACGTAGCCGGGGAGACTGCGGCTGCAACTCTAATCCTTGGCGCATCCGTGGTCTACATGATAAACCATGCACTTGCCAAGAGCATGTTATTCCTTACCTCGGGTGGAATCATCCACACTGCCGATACAAGGGATATGCGCCAGATGGGAGGCATGATCAACACAGCTCCTATGATGGGTGTTGCTTTCCTTGTGGGAGCCATGTCCATTGGCGGAGTGCCCCCGATGGGAGGATTCATCGCCAAGTTCATGCTCTTTGATTCAGGTCTTAGGGCGCAGTTCTACCTGCCCATAGGGATAGCTCTGATCTTTGCAATCTTTACTCTCTTCTACATGTTCAGAGGCTGGATGCTTATATTCTGGGGAGAAAGGGATCCACAGCATGGCGAATATTCTCACCACAAACTGTCCCCCCTGATTGTAGCTCCAATCCTGATACTGGCAGCGATTGTGCTGATCGTCGGACTGTACCCCCAACCAGTTGTGGAGTTCTCACAGACCATTGCAAACCAGATAATTGATCCGCAGCCTTATATTGATGCGGTAATAGTGAGGGTGATCAGATGA
- a CDS encoding NADH-quinone oxidoreductase subunit K: MNNFFLELTIALLFGIGTFLVLRRDMMKVIIGFGIISHAINLYIVGSGVFTEGTLVPILEHEQALEGLGQGLIYNDNLTSGILGPITTNPYTEFVDPLVQALVLTAIVIGLATTAFVLTLCYRVNEEYGTVDVQELRRLRE; the protein is encoded by the coding sequence ATGAATAATTTTTTCCTTGAGCTTACAATCGCTCTGCTCTTCGGGATAGGAACTTTCCTGGTCCTCCGCAGGGACATGATGAAAGTTATCATCGGTTTCGGTATAATTTCCCATGCCATTAACCTGTATATCGTTGGAAGCGGAGTTTTCACCGAAGGTACCCTTGTACCGATTCTGGAGCATGAACAGGCTTTAGAAGGTCTTGGCCAGGGGCTTATCTATAACGATAACCTGACATCTGGAATTCTAGGGCCGATAACAACCAATCCGTATACAGAATTCGTGGATCCTCTTGTGCAGGCCCTCGTGCTCACGGCAATTGTGATCGGGCTTGCAACCACCGCATTCGTATTGACTCTTTGCTACCGCGTCAATGAAGAATATGGTACTGTTGATGTCCAGGAACTCAGGAGGCTTCGAGAATGA
- a CDS encoding monovalent cation/H+ antiporter subunit B, producing the protein MADTTVITKTIAKVCLMIDMLYSIDLLLIGGNRPGGGFIGGVLCAAGIGLIYVAYGYDAIKKIWNPDWHMWFGYGLLFASITAWSPLFAGHKYFRSAFDFVPVEVGGMHLFELELVSSMFFDLGVYFVVVGGLLFIATKLGADKGPEGEHE; encoded by the coding sequence ATGGCCGATACCACGGTAATTACCAAAACAATCGCGAAGGTCTGTTTGATGATCGATATGCTGTATTCGATCGATCTTCTGCTTATAGGTGGTAACAGGCCAGGCGGAGGTTTCATTGGCGGTGTGCTGTGTGCAGCCGGAATTGGACTTATCTACGTCGCATACGGGTATGATGCAATCAAGAAAATTTGGAACCCGGACTGGCACATGTGGTTTGGATACGGGCTTCTGTTCGCAAGTATAACTGCTTGGTCCCCATTATTTGCAGGTCACAAATACTTCAGAAGCGCCTTTGATTTCGTTCCTGTAGAAGTAGGAGGTATGCACCTGTTTGAGCTTGAACTGGTCTCATCGATGTTCTTTGACCTTGGTGTGTACTTCGTAGTTGTCGGAGGTCTGCTGTTTATTGCAACTAAATTAGGAGCCGATAAAGGTCCGGAGGGAGAACATGAATAA
- the mbhE gene encoding hydrogen gas-evolving membrane-bound hydrogenase subunit E gives MDPFNAIVIAVFLPFILAWTLPVLYSVFKQRIGWISALIAFTCFVLNAQIIPYTMAGTPVTGSFTWLPAAGLSLDFYGDGMAVLLALIVSGVGVIIMSYSNGYMSTKEDLPRYYQWLLLFMGAMLGIAYTDNTIQMFIFWELTSITSFMLIGYWRERPESVYGATKAFLITAGGGLFMFAGFLMLRVVTGTYGISEVAQSSELLSTLHGSPLYVAVLVLIFIGAASKSAQGPFYIWLPNAMEAPTPVSAFLHSATMVKAGVYLVARMHPILSGTPEWLILVSGTGMITMVMAGFMAFRQTDIKAILAYSTISQLAYLMTMYGYSTAEHPGLGFAAATFHLLNHSTFKATLFLVAGIVAHEATTRDIRKLGGLRKEMPKTFIVAVIAAASMAGVPPLNGFLSKEMFYETSLEIGELVSETYGGPWAIIFPAVAVAGGVFTLMYSIKLIDGIFLGERTHDHDVPHHVHEAPWVMLAPAVFLVGLIIFFGLYPTFPISVLIQPAYSGLVPHADHLHVALWHGVTTPLLMTIATFAIGLVLYKFYDAIAAWQNSFNDKLPWISVNYWYDATVNNAKGITHKFAAFAQPGPIGVYVKMTLLFMIFLIFWPVYMFGINLGIGVGDLLPAGIIYDAQPYEIVLYSLMILAALGAALLPRYLPAVISLSELGFLVALLYVYLKAPDLAMTQVCVETLSTIIFILVLIKIPQKFKEPMPAGKVLVNLLISGVVSFGVLAVMLNANLGVLAPFETFNYYFIEKALAMTGGLNVVNVIVVDFRGYDTIGEISVLSLAALGVYSLILSRAKKVKGGKE, from the coding sequence ATGGATCCATTTAATGCAATAGTAATAGCTGTCTTTTTACCATTTATACTCGCATGGACATTACCTGTATTATATAGTGTATTCAAACAGAGGATTGGCTGGATTTCGGCACTCATCGCATTTACGTGTTTTGTGTTGAATGCCCAGATAATCCCGTACACTATGGCAGGCACTCCTGTGACGGGTTCGTTTACATGGTTGCCGGCAGCTGGTCTATCCCTGGACTTTTACGGAGACGGTATGGCCGTTCTCCTTGCACTAATCGTTTCAGGCGTTGGTGTTATCATCATGTCCTATTCAAACGGTTACATGTCCACAAAGGAAGACCTGCCAAGGTACTACCAGTGGCTCCTGCTCTTCATGGGTGCAATGCTGGGCATTGCCTATACAGATAATACGATCCAGATGTTTATTTTCTGGGAACTGACCAGTATAACATCTTTTATGCTTATCGGATACTGGAGAGAAAGACCGGAATCCGTATACGGCGCAACCAAGGCTTTTTTGATAACTGCCGGTGGCGGACTTTTCATGTTCGCAGGCTTCCTGATGCTCAGGGTTGTTACAGGTACTTATGGAATCTCTGAAGTTGCTCAGAGTTCCGAACTTCTGTCAACACTCCACGGAAGCCCGCTTTATGTTGCAGTCCTTGTGTTGATCTTTATAGGAGCTGCTTCCAAATCTGCTCAGGGTCCGTTCTATATATGGCTGCCCAACGCAATGGAAGCTCCGACCCCTGTAAGCGCTTTCCTGCACTCGGCCACAATGGTCAAGGCCGGTGTCTACCTGGTTGCAAGGATGCACCCCATCCTTTCGGGAACTCCCGAATGGTTAATCCTTGTTTCAGGGACAGGAATGATCACCATGGTGATGGCAGGTTTCATGGCGTTCCGGCAGACAGACATCAAAGCTATCCTGGCTTACTCTACGATCAGCCAGCTGGCTTACCTGATGACCATGTACGGGTACAGTACGGCCGAACACCCGGGACTGGGCTTTGCTGCAGCAACCTTCCACCTGCTGAACCACTCCACCTTCAAGGCTACCCTCTTCCTTGTTGCAGGTATCGTGGCTCACGAGGCGACAACTCGAGATATAAGAAAACTGGGTGGTTTGCGTAAGGAGATGCCAAAGACTTTTATCGTTGCGGTAATCGCAGCAGCTTCGATGGCTGGGGTTCCTCCCCTCAACGGTTTCCTCAGCAAGGAAATGTTCTACGAGACATCTCTTGAAATCGGAGAACTGGTTTCAGAAACCTATGGAGGCCCCTGGGCTATTATCTTCCCCGCTGTTGCAGTGGCCGGTGGTGTATTCACCCTTATGTACTCTATCAAACTGATAGATGGGATCTTCCTAGGAGAGAGGACCCACGACCACGATGTTCCCCATCACGTTCATGAAGCTCCCTGGGTTATGCTTGCTCCGGCAGTTTTCCTTGTAGGTCTGATCATCTTCTTCGGGCTCTACCCCACGTTCCCGATAAGCGTCCTGATCCAGCCTGCCTACAGCGGCCTTGTTCCCCATGCGGATCACCTGCATGTAGCGCTCTGGCACGGAGTTACCACGCCGCTTCTGATGACGATAGCAACGTTTGCCATCGGTCTTGTGCTTTACAAGTTCTATGATGCAATTGCTGCCTGGCAGAACAGCTTCAACGACAAGCTTCCCTGGATCAGTGTGAACTACTGGTACGATGCAACAGTAAACAACGCAAAGGGGATCACCCACAAGTTTGCAGCTTTTGCCCAACCAGGACCCATTGGAGTATATGTCAAGATGACACTGCTCTTCATGATTTTCCTGATATTCTGGCCGGTTTATATGTTTGGTATAAACCTGGGTATAGGCGTTGGCGACCTCCTGCCTGCAGGGATAATCTACGATGCTCAACCTTATGAAATCGTACTTTACTCTCTGATGATTCTGGCAGCGCTTGGTGCTGCGCTTCTCCCAAGGTATCTGCCTGCGGTCATATCCCTCTCCGAGCTTGGTTTCCTGGTAGCTCTGCTTTACGTATACCTCAAAGCTCCTGACCTTGCAATGACCCAGGTCTGTGTAGAAACCCTGTCCACCATTATCTTCATCCTGGTACTCATAAAGATTCCACAGAAATTCAAGGAGCCTATGCCGGCAGGCAAGGTTCTGGTGAACTTGCTAATCTCAGGTGTTGTTTCATTTGGAGTCCTTGCCGTAATGTTAAATGCAAATCTGGGGGTACTGGCTCCCTTCGAGACCTTCAATTACTACTTCATAGAGAAGGCTCTGGCAATGACCGGCGGACTTAACGTAGTTAACGTGATAGTCGTGGACTTCAGAGGGTATGATACCATCGGAGAAATCTCAGTCCTTTCCCTGGCAGCCCTTGGCGTATACAGCCTTATCCTGAGCAGAGCAAAAAAGGTGAAGGGAGGTAAGGAATAA
- the hsp20 gene encoding archaeal heat shock protein Hsp20 — MVGIRKRKDFFEDFGSELFDNLEEMIEALLEEMGDSVPFVYGFSIIHRPGEDPELREFGNVPEYPQQEENFFPSETKEPLIDIFENENMVHVLAEFPEIEKEDILLHATGQHLEIKVLGLSEYTEDVDLPVRVDPKSAKASYKNGVLEVTFRRCSEESPVEIEIN, encoded by the coding sequence ATGGTGGGCATAAGAAAAAGAAAGGATTTCTTTGAAGATTTCGGATCTGAACTTTTTGACAACCTGGAAGAAATGATCGAAGCCCTCCTGGAAGAGATGGGAGATTCCGTTCCCTTTGTTTACGGATTTTCTATCATTCACCGCCCGGGGGAGGATCCAGAACTCCGGGAATTCGGAAACGTTCCGGAATACCCTCAACAAGAAGAGAACTTCTTTCCCTCAGAAACAAAAGAACCTTTAATTGACATCTTTGAAAATGAGAATATGGTGCACGTACTTGCAGAGTTCCCGGAGATTGAAAAGGAAGATATCCTGCTGCACGCTACAGGTCAGCATCTTGAAATAAAAGTCCTCGGGCTTTCCGAATATACTGAAGACGTGGATCTCCCTGTCCGGGTGGACCCGAAAAGCGCAAAAGCAAGTTACAAAAATGGAGTGCTTGAGGTTACCTTCAGGCGCTGTTCTGAAGAGAGCCCTGTAGAAATAGAGATCAATTAA
- the hsp20 gene encoding archaeal heat shock protein Hsp20 yields MDRDRRKKSFFDEIFGIDPLKDMEEMFERLSGDMDMSMDNFGQHPFVYGFSVTQRPGEEPEIREFGNIPMFEQAETGEKRYLDIRKPLIDVLETEEKVHVIAEMPGIEKENIQLNATDLILDIETLNGNPKYSERVELPVKVDPQSAKATYKNGVLEVTFQRLESSSRTSIDID; encoded by the coding sequence ATGGACAGAGACAGGAGAAAAAAAAGTTTTTTCGATGAAATATTCGGAATTGATCCACTGAAGGATATGGAAGAAATGTTCGAGCGCCTTAGCGGTGATATGGACATGAGCATGGATAACTTCGGGCAGCACCCGTTTGTGTACGGTTTTTCCGTAACACAGCGTCCAGGGGAAGAGCCTGAAATCCGGGAATTCGGGAATATCCCAATGTTCGAACAGGCGGAAACCGGAGAAAAACGTTACCTTGACATAAGAAAACCCCTTATTGATGTACTGGAAACCGAGGAAAAGGTCCATGTGATTGCCGAGATGCCTGGCATCGAGAAAGAAAATATTCAACTGAACGCAACTGATTTAATACTTGACATCGAAACATTAAATGGGAATCCAAAATATTCCGAACGTGTTGAACTGCCAGTAAAGGTAGATCCTCAGAGCGCGAAAGCCACATATAAAAACGGTGTTCTGGAAGTTACCTTTCAGAGGCTGGAGTCCAGTTCTCGAACTTCAATCGATATCGACTGA